One part of the Candidatus Methylomirabilota bacterium genome encodes these proteins:
- a CDS encoding AAA family ATPase, translating into LRSKGHHEILAALLYGITSQKGLMALVGDVGTGKTTLCRTLLRELPDSVQSALVLNPHLSDAELIGTILDDLGVERRGTAKGELLATLSQYLLAAGGEGKTVLVIVDEAQQMSVESLEQIRILSNLETATRKLLQILLVGQPELEEKLKLNELRQLDQRIGIRCYLKPLPRKETFRYVEHRMRIAGLPGELPFNRSALAKIHQYSHGIPRVINLVCDRALMAGFSNRVREITPTLVTSAVRNLEGGRRGRNRYTRTWSPRGKLRRAAIVAGALTVLLGAGGAAAYWGGWHPGPLKLTGRLAKPAPVQAPAAITRAATVPAAPASPAPPAPAAPVPAFPASTPPAWAPMIAPNLAAQEAGGRPLLPPTPEPTATPVPKSAPGAAALASHGTPAAPFAPAVPAMPRPLPAPVAPGVAPPVSPSVAASAVALSAPIDARLSSPVLEAQRQLMARLLGLWGLADVSTDRTLPAWPMLPDGGLDIAGTAARYQLAATFLPSTTLADLRAIGLPALVELADAPAGRPYLLKSIGAETATLISPSGEEARFALNSLDPAWTRSAWIVWRNVDQLPPDPWQAMNPTVLTTLALRLQKLGYLSGPLPGTYDGRFQQAVRRFQKAVGGLQEDGVVGPRTTMALSRVVGGRFNPTILEGGTQ; encoded by the coding sequence CTCCGGTCCAAGGGCCACCACGAGATCCTGGCCGCCCTGCTCTACGGCATCACGAGCCAGAAGGGGCTCATGGCGCTCGTGGGCGATGTCGGCACGGGCAAGACCACGCTGTGTCGGACGCTCTTGCGCGAGCTGCCGGACAGCGTGCAGAGCGCTCTGGTGCTGAATCCGCACCTCTCCGACGCCGAGCTCATCGGGACCATTCTCGACGATCTGGGCGTCGAGCGCCGGGGCACCGCCAAGGGCGAGCTGCTGGCCACGCTGTCGCAGTACCTGCTCGCCGCGGGTGGCGAGGGCAAGACCGTCCTCGTGATCGTCGACGAGGCGCAGCAGATGAGCGTGGAGTCTCTCGAGCAGATCCGCATCCTCTCCAACCTCGAGACGGCCACGCGCAAGCTCCTGCAAATCCTGCTCGTGGGCCAGCCGGAGCTCGAGGAGAAGCTCAAGCTCAACGAGCTCCGTCAGCTCGACCAGCGCATCGGCATCCGCTGCTATCTCAAGCCTCTGCCGCGCAAGGAAACGTTCCGCTACGTCGAGCACCGGATGCGCATCGCGGGGTTGCCGGGAGAGCTGCCCTTCAACCGCTCCGCCCTCGCCAAGATCCATCAGTACAGCCACGGAATCCCGCGCGTCATCAACCTCGTTTGTGACCGCGCGCTGATGGCCGGCTTCAGCAACCGTGTCCGGGAGATCACGCCGACCCTCGTCACGAGCGCGGTGCGCAATCTCGAGGGCGGCCGTCGTGGACGCAACCGCTACACGCGGACATGGTCGCCCCGGGGCAAGCTGCGCCGCGCCGCGATCGTCGCGGGCGCCCTCACCGTGCTTCTGGGCGCGGGCGGAGCGGCGGCGTACTGGGGCGGATGGCATCCAGGCCCGCTCAAGCTGACGGGGCGCCTCGCGAAGCCGGCCCCTGTCCAGGCACCCGCGGCGATCACGCGCGCGGCCACGGTACCCGCGGCGCCAGCTTCCCCGGCGCCTCCGGCTCCCGCAGCTCCCGTGCCGGCATTTCCCGCGTCGACACCACCGGCGTGGGCGCCCATGATCGCGCCCAACCTAGCGGCTCAAGAGGCAGGCGGGCGCCCGCTTCTTCCTCCGACGCCCGAGCCCACGGCCACACCGGTCCCGAAGTCCGCGCCCGGCGCGGCCGCGCTGGCTTCGCACGGCACCCCGGCGGCTCCGTTCGCGCCCGCGGTACCCGCCATGCCGCGCCCGCTGCCCGCGCCCGTCGCTCCAGGCGTCGCCCCGCCCGTGTCTCCTTCCGTGGCGGCTTCCGCAGTTGCCCTCAGCGCTCCCATCGACGCGAGGTTGAGCAGTCCCGTCCTCGAGGCCCAGCGCCAGCTCATGGCCCGACTGCTCGGGCTGTGGGGACTGGCGGACGTCTCGACCGATCGAACACTCCCGGCATGGCCGATGTTGCCGGACGGCGGCCTCGACATCGCCGGAACGGCGGCGCGCTATCAGCTCGCGGCCACCTTTCTGCCATCGACGACGCTTGCTGATCTCCGAGCCATAGGGTTGCCCGCGCTGGTCGAGCTCGCCGACGCACCGGCGGGGCGCCCCTATCTGTTGAAGTCGATCGGAGCCGAGACAGCCACCCTCATCTCCCCCTCCGGCGAGGAGGCCCGCTTCGCCCTCAACTCGCTCGACCCCGCATGGACACGCTCGGCCTGGATCGTATGGCGCAATGTCGACCAGCTGCCGCCGGATCCCTGGCAGGCCATGAATCCAACGGTGCTCACCACCCTCGCCCTGCGCCTCCAGAAGCTTGGCTACCTGTCGGGGCCTCTTCCCGGGACTTATGACGGCCGATTCCAGCAAGCGGTGAGGCGCTTTCAGAAGGCAGTCGGGGGCCTCCAAGAGGATGGCGTCGTCGGTCCCCGCACGACCATGGCGCTGTCGCGGGTGGTCGGTGGCCGGTTCAACCCAACTATCCTCGAAGGCGGGACCCAGTGA
- a CDS encoding tetratricopeptide repeat protein — translation MADRVARLVREGTEAAQGGQMDEAAIAFRKAVDLDPTDAEAWNSLGVVLVRAGDAGRGIECFRRALRVVPGHFEAHRNLAVALDRQGRVAEATRHYRAFLSQKGAGGSERAQVLARLEELGARRAGE, via the coding sequence GTGGCTGACCGGGTGGCGCGCCTGGTGCGCGAGGGCACCGAAGCCGCTCAGGGTGGCCAGATGGACGAGGCCGCGATTGCCTTCCGCAAGGCCGTCGACCTGGATCCCACCGACGCCGAAGCCTGGAATAGCCTGGGCGTGGTCCTGGTCCGGGCCGGCGACGCCGGCAGGGGCATCGAATGCTTCCGTCGCGCCCTGCGCGTCGTCCCGGGCCATTTTGAGGCCCACCGCAATCTGGCCGTGGCCCTCGACCGGCAAGGGCGAGTGGCGGAGGCGACGCGACACTACCGCGCGTTCCTCTCGCAGAAGGGCGCCGGCGGCTCCGAGCGTGCCCAAGTGCTCGCCCGCCTCGAAGAGCTCGGAGCGCGCAGGGCGGGCGAATGA
- a CDS encoding ATPase, T2SS/T4P/T4SS family produces MSTAPDRWAWSPLGQMLVSDKLLSTEQLNQALERQRKTRERLGQILIDMKLIDEDILLRYLGAQFRKDSITRQELAALDPDVVKLVPEEVARQYGVIASQRSGRRLIVATADPLNVMAIDDLRRATGLEVDFRIGPASAIQEAIEKTYRKATQGVSAEGLDDALKVDLGLNVGPATSVAEGVVDIKQLQTQADDPPVVRVVNYVLGRAALDGASDIHVEPHDDRTRVRYRIDGLLFDLLEIPRQLHLAVVSRIKIISRLDIAERRLPQDGSFSSRIHGQEFDFRVSTLPTLYGEKVVLRLLEKAAVVERYSIENLGFEAEQLELFLKGIRRPWGMVLMTGPTGSGKSTTLHTALKFIKSPRKNIVTVEDPVEYRQPGIQQVQVKSEIGFDFARSLRSILRQDPDIIMVGEIRDQETAQIAVKAALTGHLVLSTLHTNDAVSTLIRLVNIGVEPFLVASAVNIAAAQRLVRKICKDCKESYKPSADEMALFAPDPGPEVLYRGRGCKSCRNVGYAGRMALYEVFAVDSEVRRMLIDGADGDKIQRYAMGSGMVTLRKCGFRQAARGLTSLEEVLTVAADID; encoded by the coding sequence ATGAGCACGGCCCCCGACCGCTGGGCATGGAGCCCGCTGGGCCAGATGCTCGTCAGCGACAAGCTTCTGTCCACCGAGCAGCTCAACCAGGCTCTGGAGCGGCAGCGCAAGACCCGCGAGCGGCTGGGGCAGATCCTCATCGACATGAAGCTGATCGACGAGGACATCCTGCTCAGGTACCTGGGCGCGCAGTTCCGCAAGGACTCGATCACGCGCCAGGAGCTGGCCGCCCTCGACCCGGACGTCGTCAAGCTCGTGCCCGAGGAGGTGGCCCGGCAATACGGGGTCATCGCCTCGCAGCGCTCGGGACGACGGCTCATCGTCGCCACGGCGGACCCGCTGAATGTCATGGCCATAGACGATCTCCGGCGCGCCACGGGCCTCGAGGTCGACTTCCGGATCGGGCCGGCCAGCGCTATCCAGGAGGCGATCGAGAAAACCTACCGCAAGGCCACCCAGGGCGTCAGTGCCGAGGGGCTGGACGACGCTCTCAAGGTCGATCTCGGACTCAACGTCGGTCCCGCCACCAGCGTGGCCGAGGGCGTGGTCGACATCAAGCAGCTGCAGACGCAGGCCGACGATCCTCCCGTCGTGCGCGTGGTCAACTACGTGCTTGGCCGCGCGGCGCTCGACGGCGCCTCCGACATCCATGTGGAGCCGCACGACGACCGTACGCGCGTCCGCTATCGCATCGACGGCCTGCTCTTCGACCTGCTCGAGATCCCCCGCCAGCTCCACCTGGCCGTGGTCTCACGCATCAAGATCATTTCGCGGCTCGACATCGCCGAGCGACGCTTGCCCCAGGACGGCAGCTTCTCCTCCCGCATCCACGGGCAGGAGTTCGACTTCCGCGTCTCCACTCTCCCCACGCTCTATGGCGAAAAAGTTGTGCTCCGCCTCCTCGAGAAGGCCGCGGTGGTCGAGCGCTACAGCATCGAAAACCTCGGCTTCGAGGCGGAGCAGCTCGAGCTGTTCCTGAAAGGCATCCGCCGCCCGTGGGGCATGGTGCTGATGACGGGCCCGACGGGCAGCGGCAAGTCAACGACGCTCCACACCGCGCTCAAGTTCATCAAGTCCCCGCGGAAGAACATCGTCACCGTCGAGGATCCGGTCGAGTACCGTCAGCCCGGCATCCAGCAGGTGCAGGTGAAGAGCGAGATTGGCTTCGACTTCGCGCGCTCTCTCCGCTCGATCCTCCGCCAGGATCCCGACATCATCATGGTCGGTGAGATCCGCGACCAGGAGACGGCGCAGATCGCGGTCAAGGCGGCCCTCACCGGCCACCTCGTGCTCTCGACCCTGCACACCAATGACGCCGTGTCCACCCTGATCCGGCTCGTCAATATCGGCGTGGAGCCGTTTCTGGTCGCCTCGGCCGTCAACATTGCCGCGGCGCAGCGCCTGGTGCGCAAGATCTGCAAGGACTGCAAGGAGTCGTACAAACCGAGCGCGGACGAGATGGCCCTGTTCGCGCCGGATCCCGGGCCCGAGGTGCTCTATCGCGGCCGCGGCTGCAAGAGCTGCCGCAACGTGGGCTACGCGGGCCGGATGGCCCTCTACGAAGTGTTCGCGGTGGACTCTGAGGTCCGTCGCATGCTGATCGACGGCGCGGATGGAGACAAGATCCAGCGCTACGCGATGGGATCGGGGATGGTCACCCTTCGCAAGTGCGGCTTTCGCCAGGCCGCGCGGGGCCTGACCTCCCTCGAAGAGGTCCTGACCGTGGCCGCGGACATCGACTAG
- a CDS encoding type II secretion system F family protein, translating into MPVFQYEIADRKGAVSRGTAEAVEQAELINRFRERGQVVLSLRETAGGRAATSGIGRESVGEAFRQSFKRMSSGVNLSIILLFTGQLAAMLGGGLHLVRILTALAAESTHKVFSKVLERVRDDITAGATFADSLAQHPHVFNRLYVSIVRAGEVSGSLPVVLDTLTTYLEKTESIRRKVKGAIAYPAVILVVATLIVIFMIIKIVPVFESVYSKAGALLPLPTRILIQISSIMRNWLLLVVLAVLVMAALLFALYQTHGGRRFFDTCKLKMPLFGGLIRKAILARTCRTLSVLLNAGIPLIEAMETVSKVAGNSVIEQALTDATQRMRDGGTIAETLRQTGHFPSMVTQLVSTGEESGTLPGMLSKAAAYYEQQVDQAVATLSSLIEPIMIVIMGGIAGGVIFALYLPIFNLGQAMRGR; encoded by the coding sequence ATGCCGGTTTTCCAGTACGAGATCGCCGACCGCAAGGGCGCGGTGAGCCGGGGTACCGCCGAGGCGGTCGAGCAGGCCGAGCTCATCAACCGCTTCCGCGAGCGGGGCCAGGTGGTGCTGTCCCTACGGGAGACGGCGGGCGGCCGTGCCGCGACCAGCGGGATCGGGAGGGAATCGGTCGGCGAGGCCTTCCGCCAGTCCTTCAAGCGGATGTCCAGCGGCGTCAACCTCAGCATCATCCTGCTCTTCACCGGACAGCTGGCCGCCATGCTGGGCGGCGGCCTCCACCTCGTGCGCATCCTGACCGCCCTCGCGGCGGAGTCGACCCACAAGGTCTTCAGCAAGGTGCTGGAGCGGGTGCGGGACGACATCACGGCCGGGGCGACCTTCGCCGACTCGCTGGCGCAGCACCCCCACGTCTTCAACCGCCTCTACGTCTCGATCGTGCGCGCGGGCGAGGTCTCGGGCTCGCTCCCCGTCGTGCTCGACACGCTCACCACCTATCTGGAGAAGACCGAGTCCATCCGGCGCAAGGTCAAGGGCGCCATCGCCTACCCCGCGGTGATCCTGGTCGTGGCGACCCTCATCGTCATCTTCATGATCATCAAGATCGTGCCGGTCTTCGAGAGCGTCTATTCGAAGGCGGGGGCTCTGCTCCCCCTGCCCACCCGCATCCTCATCCAGATCAGCAGTATCATGCGGAACTGGCTGCTCCTCGTCGTCCTCGCCGTGCTGGTGATGGCCGCGCTGCTCTTCGCGCTGTACCAGACTCACGGCGGACGCCGCTTTTTCGACACCTGCAAGCTCAAGATGCCGCTCTTCGGGGGCCTCATCCGCAAGGCGATCCTGGCGCGCACCTGCCGCACCCTCAGCGTGCTCCTCAACGCGGGCATCCCGCTCATCGAGGCCATGGAGACGGTCTCCAAGGTCGCCGGCAATTCGGTCATCGAACAGGCCTTGACGGACGCGACCCAGCGCATGCGCGACGGCGGCACCATCGCCGAGACGCTCCGCCAGACCGGTCATTTCCCGAGCATGGTCACCCAGCTCGTGTCCACGGGCGAGGAGAGCGGCACGCTGCCCGGCATGCTCTCCAAGGCCGCTGCCTACTACGAGCAGCAGGTGGATCAGGCCGTGGCCACCCTGTCCTCGCTGATCGAGCCGATCATGATCGTGATCATGGGCGGTATCGCGGGGGGCGTGATCTTCGCGCTCTATCTGCCCATCTTCAATCTCGGTCAGGCGATGAGAGGCAGGTAG
- a CDS encoding ATP-binding protein, which translates to MTSPASPAYRVSLRLYVVFSLLMAAAAAASGLFMLYLARPFAAELSGPQTRQLTVLLFTGSAVAGALAAIGGLIVGLNLAGRIRGIVEKAEALSPHLDDEPGVRRKPTTVRDELGVLDASVDRLTLSMDRFIRDSDILARLPEGMLLLGPSATLVSFNTTAEALLGLSLEAYRGEPILSETGALPRSAGNDPLARLLEDEAGGLDPVHETEVAIVTAKGDALLLEITAQRRDWGRAATAQVLVVRDASEKRRIREQIRRADQLAFLGGMAARIAHEIRTPLATIRGLLELLQADLPAGDNRRQYIDRVLLGVDRQNRLVENLLTLAQPEPGTWQAVSLPETLEELIRMLPPDSRLVLDRVDSDAVPPVWGDPFHLSEVFTNLIQNALEAAPEGGTVRVRVEPRGGDYVRVLVWNSGAGIAPELLERIFQPFFTTKARGTGLGLPIARQIIEAHRGTLTVESDGKSETSFVAELPTTAPVMTAGAKP; encoded by the coding sequence ATGACGAGCCCGGCGAGCCCTGCGTACCGCGTATCGCTCCGTCTCTACGTGGTGTTTTCATTGCTCATGGCCGCCGCGGCGGCGGCCAGCGGCCTCTTCATGCTGTACCTGGCCCGCCCCTTTGCCGCCGAGCTCTCCGGCCCTCAGACCCGACAGCTGACCGTGCTGCTCTTCACGGGTTCCGCCGTAGCCGGCGCCCTCGCGGCCATTGGCGGCCTCATCGTCGGCCTGAACCTGGCCGGGCGCATCCGGGGCATCGTCGAGAAAGCGGAGGCGCTGTCACCGCATCTGGATGACGAGCCCGGCGTGCGGAGGAAGCCGACCACGGTGCGGGACGAGCTGGGCGTGCTCGACGCGTCGGTCGACCGGCTCACCCTGTCCATGGACCGATTCATCCGCGACAGCGACATCCTGGCCCGGCTGCCCGAAGGCATGCTGCTCCTCGGACCCTCGGCCACCCTCGTATCCTTTAACACCACCGCGGAGGCGCTTCTCGGACTGTCGCTCGAGGCGTATCGGGGCGAGCCTATCCTGTCGGAGACGGGGGCCCTGCCCCGGTCCGCCGGCAATGACCCGCTGGCCCGTCTGCTCGAGGACGAGGCGGGCGGGCTCGATCCCGTCCACGAGACCGAGGTCGCCATCGTCACGGCCAAGGGGGATGCCTTGCTGCTCGAGATCACGGCTCAGCGCCGTGACTGGGGGCGCGCGGCGACGGCCCAGGTTCTCGTCGTCCGTGACGCCTCGGAGAAGCGGCGCATCCGCGAGCAGATCCGCCGCGCCGACCAGCTCGCCTTCCTGGGCGGCATGGCCGCCCGCATCGCGCACGAGATCCGGACGCCGCTCGCCACCATCCGCGGGCTCCTCGAATTGCTTCAGGCCGATCTGCCCGCGGGCGACAATCGTCGCCAGTACATCGACCGGGTGCTCCTCGGCGTGGACCGCCAGAACCGCCTCGTGGAGAACCTGCTGACCCTGGCCCAGCCGGAGCCCGGAACGTGGCAGGCGGTATCGCTGCCGGAAACCCTCGAGGAGCTGATCCGGATGCTGCCGCCCGATTCCCGGCTGGTGCTGGATCGAGTCGACTCCGATGCCGTGCCGCCCGTCTGGGGCGACCCCTTTCACCTGTCCGAGGTCTTCACCAACCTCATCCAGAATGCGCTGGAGGCCGCGCCCGAGGGCGGGACGGTCCGGGTGCGGGTCGAGCCTCGCGGAGGGGACTATGTCCGCGTCCTCGTCTGGAACTCCGGCGCGGGCATTGCCCCCGAGCTTCTCGAGCGCATTTTCCAGCCGTTCTTCACGACCAAGGCGCGGGGGACGGGATTGGGGCTGCCCATCGCGCGCCAGATCATCGAGGCTCACCGGGGCACCCTCACCGTGGAGAGCGACGGCAAGTCGGAGACCAGCTTTGTCGCCGAGCTCCCCACCACGGCGCCCGTGATGACCGCCGGAGCCAAGCCGTGA